A genome region from Alkalimarinus coralli includes the following:
- a CDS encoding phosphotransferase, giving the protein MLPNTQEFGRYINNTAHQGMLSFTKSGEVLSGDILTITPNGLTFIVESSEYFDESCLGLFLEDPKVFIDGEFLCDTHLSIASITPQTVSAENGRLQLFEVKTVVPETDNASCLWQVLYQIHRESSKADDQPLYDALTLPKVPARGVYSEEARLERLAFIRENTDAELTAVEKNSFDANKLMSNIEAFIGSVEVPVGVAGPLLINGQNVNGLMYAPMATSEGALVASATRGATVLSRCGGVNTKVLGQRMLRVPLFVLSNMQDALFFANWIESHFNEIKEQTKRFSNYADLKEVEPQVFGKAVHVHFVYETGDAAGQNMTTTCTWQACLWVMEQMKQFESLKFENFMIEANLSNDKKVTYQSFLKGRGVKVMAECILPAEHTERVLKVTPKQLVEAYQNFVTGSIGAGMVGININIANVIGAMFTATGQDIACVHESSIGQFHLELTDDGRSVYASMILPSLVIGTVGGGTSLTQQRECLELLGCAGPGKAARLAEIICGYCLALDLSTLSAIASGQFASAHERLGRNRPVDTLKQGDLNPQFFQRIMRKQFESEHLTVGTAEPIVHESKGSSIITELTAHKVNKILGHFPYSLSLQNDLGKEETKDVMVKVKPLDAEVIMMLNSMAAMCDPRLAQEYNRYKDQLGFRGCHQRELAVMTQKDPRFTRNSPLVYGVYENEEREAYLIVEELMTDMVLMDSADDVTGWTNEHIKAAIKGISEVHSIWFGREEELRQQPWIIDAPTKESRVEKQRLWEMLGVHAREEFPEWFSDDDLVRYRDLVKAMPKLWDRLESMPKTLIHNDFNPRNIAFRKTSDGLRLCAYDWELATVHLPQYDVAELMAFTLTGDFTRADIDELVEYHRLELEKNTGVEIDAAGWRDGFSLCIVDLLVTRMSLYAMAHTFRHYKFMERVHSSFRRLLEIEIERACK; this is encoded by the coding sequence ATGCTACCTAATACTCAAGAATTTGGGCGATATATTAACAATACTGCCCACCAGGGAATGCTCTCTTTTACGAAGTCAGGAGAGGTTCTGTCTGGCGATATTTTAACCATTACTCCTAACGGTCTAACATTCATTGTTGAATCATCTGAATATTTTGATGAATCCTGCCTTGGCCTGTTCCTTGAAGACCCCAAAGTATTTATTGATGGCGAATTTCTATGCGATACCCACCTTAGCATTGCCAGTATCACTCCCCAAACGGTAAGCGCGGAAAATGGACGCTTACAACTGTTTGAAGTAAAAACTGTTGTTCCAGAGACTGATAATGCCAGCTGCCTTTGGCAGGTTCTTTATCAAATACATCGAGAGAGTAGCAAGGCCGATGATCAACCTCTTTACGATGCCCTTACACTGCCTAAGGTACCTGCTCGCGGAGTCTATAGCGAAGAAGCGAGATTGGAACGTTTGGCTTTTATCAGGGAAAACACGGATGCAGAGCTAACGGCTGTAGAGAAAAACAGCTTTGATGCCAATAAATTGATGAGTAACATTGAGGCGTTTATTGGCTCTGTAGAAGTCCCCGTGGGGGTAGCTGGTCCTCTTTTAATCAATGGCCAAAACGTGAATGGCCTGATGTATGCCCCAATGGCTACATCGGAAGGTGCGTTAGTGGCTTCTGCAACGCGAGGAGCCACGGTGCTTTCGCGGTGCGGTGGTGTAAATACCAAGGTGCTGGGGCAGAGAATGCTGCGTGTACCACTGTTTGTATTGAGCAACATGCAGGATGCTCTATTTTTCGCTAACTGGATAGAAAGTCACTTCAACGAAATTAAAGAACAGACTAAGCGTTTCTCCAACTATGCTGACTTGAAAGAGGTGGAACCTCAAGTATTTGGCAAGGCCGTGCATGTTCATTTTGTGTATGAAACAGGCGATGCGGCTGGCCAAAATATGACGACTACATGTACCTGGCAAGCATGTCTTTGGGTCATGGAGCAAATGAAGCAATTTGAATCACTAAAGTTTGAAAACTTTATGATTGAGGCCAACCTGTCGAACGACAAAAAAGTCACCTATCAATCGTTTCTTAAGGGGCGCGGGGTTAAGGTGATGGCTGAGTGCATACTGCCTGCCGAACATACCGAACGCGTACTCAAAGTGACGCCCAAACAGCTGGTTGAAGCCTACCAGAACTTTGTTACTGGAAGTATCGGTGCCGGTATGGTTGGAATTAACATCAACATAGCCAACGTTATTGGGGCGATGTTTACAGCGACCGGGCAAGATATTGCCTGCGTTCATGAATCATCGATAGGGCAGTTTCATTTGGAATTGACCGATGACGGTCGTTCAGTGTACGCAAGCATGATCCTCCCTAGCCTGGTAATTGGAACAGTGGGCGGCGGAACAAGTCTTACCCAGCAACGCGAATGCCTGGAGCTGTTGGGGTGTGCAGGGCCTGGGAAAGCGGCGCGTCTTGCAGAAATTATTTGTGGCTACTGTCTTGCACTTGATTTGTCGACGTTATCAGCTATTGCTAGTGGCCAGTTCGCAAGTGCTCACGAGCGCTTGGGTCGAAACAGACCCGTAGATACACTCAAGCAAGGCGACTTAAATCCGCAGTTTTTCCAGCGTATCATGCGCAAGCAATTTGAAAGTGAACACCTCACTGTCGGAACTGCAGAGCCGATTGTTCACGAATCCAAAGGCAGCAGTATTATCACTGAATTAACTGCCCATAAGGTGAACAAAATACTGGGGCATTTTCCTTATTCTCTGTCTCTGCAAAATGATCTGGGGAAGGAAGAAACAAAGGATGTAATGGTAAAAGTTAAGCCTTTGGATGCAGAGGTCATCATGATGCTAAATAGCATGGCTGCAATGTGTGACCCACGTTTAGCGCAGGAATATAATCGATATAAAGATCAGCTAGGATTCCGTGGATGTCACCAGCGGGAGCTTGCGGTGATGACTCAAAAAGACCCTCGTTTTACGCGAAACTCCCCTTTGGTTTATGGTGTTTACGAAAATGAGGAGCGTGAGGCGTACCTGATTGTAGAAGAGTTGATGACGGATATGGTTCTGATGGACAGTGCAGATGACGTGACTGGCTGGACAAATGAGCATATTAAAGCCGCAATCAAAGGCATTTCAGAAGTTCATAGTATTTGGTTTGGCCGTGAGGAAGAGCTTCGCCAGCAGCCGTGGATTATCGACGCACCGACTAAGGAGTCGAGAGTTGAGAAGCAGCGTCTTTGGGAAATGCTCGGTGTTCATGCAAGAGAAGAGTTTCCCGAGTGGTTTTCTGATGATGACCTGGTGCGTTACCGCGACTTGGTTAAGGCGATGCCTAAACTGTGGGATCGCTTGGAAAGTATGCCAAAAACACTTATCCACAACGATTTCAACCCGCGTAATATAGCGTTCAGAAAAACGTCAGACGGGTTGAGGTTATGCGCTTACGATTGGGAATTGGCGACTGTTCACCTGCCTCAATATGATGTGGCAGAGTTGATGGCGTTTACACTGACCGGAGATTTCACTCGAGCGGATATCGATGAACTTGTTGAGTATCATCGACTAGAGCTTGAGAAAAACACCGGTGTAGAGATTGATGCAGCGGGCTGGAGAGACGGGTTTAGCCTTTGTATTGTTGATTTGTTAGTCACCCGAATGTCGTTGTATGCGATGGCTCATACCTTTAGACATTATAAGTTTATGGAACGCGTGCACAGCTCATTTAGGCGTCTCTTGGAAATAGAGATTGAGCGGGCTTGTAAATAG
- a CDS encoding phosphoenolpyruvate synthase: MTVQSEGLGYVLSSKGASSFSENTLGGKASQMAWLTRNGFNVPEWFVITTEAFNGFVSENKLGDWIDEKLKTLSDQNVGPVSEEIRNKLLSGVLPCALEEQISESLATMPNGVEDFYAVRSSVVGEDAASASFAGQMDSELFQKGIDAITHSVKSVFASAFTERALIYRLHHNIDYRNIKAAVIVQRMIFGSVSGVMFTAHPINGRRDQGLISACYGAGEGIVSGLCSTDEYTASLDAREVESTINEKDIQLVFDEERGLGTIEKPVPEALKNKACLTNEQVKQLIRTGKSIAEARLFPQDIEWTVESGVIYILQTRPVTSMPPPEKPKGDRIVWDNSNIQESYCGVTTPLTFSFANRAYATVYEQTMRLMGISEKEIQKNQGMLRNMLGLIKGRVYYNINNWYRGLLFLPSFGTNKEAMERMMGLQDPVDMIQDTHLSAFQKLKKLPGMLKALIILLSHFVRMGSLVDQFKAMFQREYNAIPRTQLHTLEMAELMALTKQLDNNLLNRWTTPIVNDFYVMIYNGKVNSCLTKVGIENAEVVQNNLLSGEEGIESTEPTKMLLRMCSFVRSDKSLKALINGTENQYLLDAIQVQSPEFYLQCLEYIELYGDRTIGELKLESVSLRQDPSFMFAVLKNFLSREDLSEETLSSNETAFRQEAEQEAFGKIEQQLGAKKLATFKVHLAKLRDAIKHRENMRLARTRMFGLYRDIYIEIGRQLQMDKQLDEARDILYLTVEELDAYMEGRSVSSLNDLAQLRKKEFASYEQEELPHHFSTWGPVYHHNSYEYKGGHEALDADSDELSGLGCYPGIVEQPVRLIFSPEDELSLDGQILCTVRTDPGWAPLFPTAGGLLVERGSTLSHSAVVARELGIPAIVNIPGITKIINDGERVKMDGAKGTIQRLDTTTETV, from the coding sequence ATGACAGTTCAAAGTGAAGGTTTAGGCTATGTCCTTTCCTCAAAAGGAGCGTCAAGCTTTAGCGAAAACACACTAGGCGGGAAAGCCAGCCAGATGGCGTGGTTAACCCGTAACGGGTTTAATGTACCCGAGTGGTTTGTTATCACTACGGAAGCTTTTAACGGCTTTGTATCTGAAAACAAATTGGGTGACTGGATAGATGAGAAGCTAAAAACATTATCTGATCAAAATGTCGGTCCAGTATCTGAAGAGATTCGGAACAAACTTTTATCCGGGGTGTTGCCATGCGCCCTGGAAGAGCAAATTAGCGAGTCGCTCGCGACAATGCCTAATGGAGTCGAAGATTTCTATGCAGTGCGTTCTTCGGTAGTTGGCGAAGATGCAGCATCCGCTTCATTTGCCGGCCAAATGGACTCAGAGTTATTTCAAAAGGGTATTGATGCAATAACCCACTCGGTAAAAAGTGTTTTTGCCAGCGCATTTACTGAGCGTGCGCTGATCTATCGTTTACACCATAATATTGATTACAGAAATATAAAAGCTGCTGTTATTGTCCAGCGAATGATATTCGGGTCAGTTTCCGGGGTAATGTTTACCGCTCACCCCATTAATGGTCGTCGTGACCAGGGATTAATTTCTGCGTGTTATGGGGCCGGAGAAGGTATTGTGTCCGGGCTTTGCAGTACCGATGAATATACCGCCTCTCTCGATGCCAGAGAGGTCGAATCTACTATTAATGAAAAAGATATTCAGTTGGTATTTGACGAGGAAAGGGGATTAGGGACGATAGAAAAGCCTGTTCCCGAAGCGTTAAAAAATAAGGCGTGTCTCACCAACGAGCAAGTGAAGCAGCTTATACGTACAGGCAAAAGCATCGCGGAAGCGCGGTTGTTTCCACAAGACATCGAGTGGACTGTTGAAAGTGGCGTGATCTATATTCTTCAAACACGACCTGTCACCTCTATGCCGCCACCAGAAAAGCCTAAAGGGGATAGAATTGTATGGGATAACTCAAACATCCAGGAAAGCTACTGTGGGGTAACAACACCTCTGACATTTAGTTTTGCCAATCGTGCCTACGCAACTGTGTATGAACAAACGATGCGGTTGATGGGAATCTCTGAAAAAGAGATTCAGAAAAATCAAGGTATGTTACGTAATATGTTGGGCCTCATAAAAGGACGAGTGTACTACAACATCAACAACTGGTATCGAGGGTTGCTGTTTCTTCCATCATTTGGCACTAATAAAGAAGCGATGGAAAGAATGATGGGGTTACAAGACCCTGTTGATATGATCCAGGACACACATCTTTCCGCTTTTCAGAAGTTAAAAAAACTGCCCGGCATGTTGAAAGCTCTGATCATTCTGCTGAGCCATTTTGTAAGAATGGGCAGCTTGGTTGATCAGTTCAAGGCGATGTTTCAGCGGGAGTACAATGCGATTCCACGTACTCAGCTGCATACATTGGAAATGGCTGAACTGATGGCGTTGACCAAGCAGCTGGATAACAACCTGCTGAATCGCTGGACAACCCCTATTGTTAATGACTTTTACGTGATGATTTATAACGGAAAAGTGAATAGCTGTCTCACAAAGGTTGGCATTGAAAACGCCGAAGTTGTGCAAAACAACTTGCTGTCGGGCGAAGAAGGAATAGAAAGCACAGAGCCGACTAAAATGCTCCTTCGTATGTGTAGCTTTGTTCGGTCTGATAAGTCGCTTAAAGCACTTATTAACGGCACTGAAAATCAATATCTTCTTGATGCTATTCAGGTTCAGTCTCCAGAGTTTTATCTTCAATGTCTTGAGTATATCGAGCTGTACGGTGATCGAACGATTGGTGAGTTGAAGCTTGAATCTGTGAGCCTTCGCCAAGACCCGTCGTTTATGTTTGCAGTACTGAAAAACTTCTTAAGCCGGGAAGACCTGAGCGAAGAAACCCTTTCCAGTAACGAAACGGCGTTCAGGCAGGAGGCAGAGCAAGAGGCCTTCGGCAAGATTGAACAACAGTTAGGTGCTAAAAAACTGGCCACATTTAAGGTTCATCTGGCGAAGCTGCGTGATGCGATTAAACATCGTGAAAATATGCGTCTGGCAAGAACCCGTATGTTCGGACTTTATCGTGATATCTATATTGAGATAGGTCGTCAGCTTCAAATGGATAAGCAGCTTGATGAAGCGAGAGATATTCTGTATCTCACCGTTGAAGAACTTGATGCCTATATGGAAGGCAGGAGCGTATCTTCCCTTAATGACCTTGCACAACTGCGCAAAAAAGAGTTTGCCTCATACGAGCAGGAAGAACTCCCTCATCACTTTAGTACCTGGGGGCCTGTTTATCATCACAATAGTTATGAATACAAAGGCGGTCACGAAGCTCTGGATGCCGATAGTGACGAGCTATCGGGGCTTGGTTGTTACCCTGGAATTGTGGAGCAACCGGTAAGGCTGATATTTTCGCCAGAAGATGAGCTTAGCCTGGATGGACAAATATTGTGCACCGTTAGGACTGATCCAGGTTGGGCGCCACTATTCCCAACGGCGGGTGGGTTGTTGGTCGAGCGCGGCTCAACACTTTCTCATTCTGCGGTTGTCGCGAGAGAGCTGGGTATTCCGGCTATCGTTAATATTCCTGGTATTACCAAAATTATCAACGATGGCGAGCGAGTAAAAATGGATGGTGCTAAGGGCACTATACAAAGGTTAGATACAACAACTGAGACAGTTTAA
- a CDS encoding AMP-binding protein — translation MHAIVPSLVPESGNFADLILRHAKRQPFVTALNIPHEVRAQKITHFEEISFGELGDRVAKLRSLLNREGLKKQDRVVVMFKPCINLYALVVALLAEGMVPVFIDTGMGAKKMLNALEESDASMIVATSSLLRFRWLFPAFWGRRCISADSPLLGIKTLDLLLEGVTPSSLEEMPCAEIKQGNRGLISFTSGSTGRPKGADRTHDSLIQQHIAIRDHWQDSAEDIDMTSLPVVVLHNLCCGMPSVLPAIEFSAPGSADGYLVLRQLLESNVTRLSGAPAFIEKVADAALANASSSTVALSLNSISLGGAPVTAKLSRKLNEAFPGAVSRVVYGSTEAEPIASVETAKVALEQHEGYLVGMPAHQSEVLIVKLPKDPGQITDDTLAPYYCVQGEVGELVVKGKHVLKGYVDNPEATKENKIHCADGSVWHRTGDLAKLDEKGSIWLMGRMSDSIHFNGKPVFTYIIESKVDAIPGVKRSALIQNTPDNKPVLVFEREQVQQVERYSTIDISTQIEHAEIKLKHLVMGLLIDEGLVGTGIVCLDKLPVDSRHNSKIDRAKLRKML, via the coding sequence ATGCACGCGATTGTTCCATCTTTGGTACCTGAATCCGGAAATTTCGCTGACCTTATTCTCCGGCATGCAAAGCGCCAGCCTTTTGTTACTGCGCTGAATATTCCGCATGAGGTGCGAGCGCAAAAAATCACTCATTTTGAAGAGATCTCTTTTGGAGAGCTTGGAGATAGAGTAGCCAAACTTAGATCTCTGCTTAATCGAGAGGGGTTAAAAAAGCAGGATCGAGTAGTGGTGATGTTTAAGCCCTGCATCAACCTTTATGCACTGGTTGTCGCGCTTTTGGCTGAAGGAATGGTCCCTGTATTTATAGATACAGGTATGGGGGCTAAAAAAATGCTTAATGCATTAGAGGAGAGCGATGCCAGTATGATTGTCGCAACCTCTTCTCTATTACGTTTCCGTTGGCTATTTCCTGCGTTTTGGGGAAGGCGTTGCATTTCGGCTGATAGCCCGTTGTTAGGAATAAAGACACTCGACTTATTACTTGAAGGTGTTACGCCTTCCAGTTTGGAGGAAATGCCTTGTGCTGAAATCAAACAGGGTAATAGAGGCTTAATATCCTTTACCTCTGGGAGTACCGGCAGGCCAAAAGGTGCTGACCGGACTCACGATAGCTTGATACAGCAACACATTGCCATTAGGGATCACTGGCAGGATTCAGCAGAAGACATTGATATGACTTCGCTGCCGGTAGTTGTATTGCATAACCTTTGCTGCGGAATGCCTAGTGTTTTGCCTGCTATAGAATTTTCGGCTCCCGGAAGTGCTGATGGCTATTTGGTATTACGCCAGCTGCTGGAGTCAAATGTTACTCGATTGAGTGGGGCCCCTGCATTCATAGAGAAGGTTGCAGATGCGGCATTGGCGAACGCATCTTCATCAACGGTGGCGTTGTCACTTAACAGTATTAGTCTAGGCGGAGCTCCCGTGACTGCGAAGCTATCGAGAAAACTTAATGAGGCATTTCCAGGAGCAGTCAGCCGCGTTGTCTATGGTTCTACAGAAGCTGAGCCCATTGCCAGTGTTGAAACAGCAAAGGTGGCTTTAGAGCAACATGAAGGTTACCTGGTTGGTATGCCTGCACATCAATCCGAGGTGTTGATCGTTAAGTTACCGAAAGATCCAGGCCAGATCACTGACGATACGTTGGCACCTTATTATTGTGTTCAGGGTGAAGTCGGGGAGCTTGTCGTTAAGGGTAAGCATGTGCTTAAAGGGTATGTTGATAACCCTGAAGCGACTAAAGAGAACAAAATTCATTGTGCTGATGGCAGCGTCTGGCATAGAACAGGGGACTTAGCCAAGCTTGATGAGAAAGGGAGCATTTGGTTGATGGGCCGAATGTCCGACTCCATACATTTTAATGGAAAACCGGTATTTACCTACATCATTGAAAGTAAAGTTGATGCCATTCCAGGGGTAAAACGGTCTGCCCTGATTCAAAATACACCTGACAACAAGCCTGTTTTGGTCTTTGAGCGTGAGCAAGTTCAGCAGGTAGAACGTTACTCAACGATTGATATATCAACTCAAATAGAACATGCAGAGATCAAACTAAAACATCTGGTTATGGGATTATTGATTGATGAAGGTTTAGTGGGAACGGGTATTGTCTGCCTCGATAAGTTACCTGTAGACAGTCGCCATAACAGTAAAATAGATCGGGCAAAGCTGAGAAAAATGCTATGA
- a CDS encoding CDP-alcohol phosphatidyltransferase family protein, translating to MKKPLLIVSLNPVDWLTLSGVWVAAGSLWFAFEHQIAYALSLLYIAMLIDAFDGILARKLGYESEFGRYLDSFVDVLDYLIVPGFILYFWGFNGVFEGMLIILVLCCGILRLSVFNQSGNVKDENGNLAYLGMPVFWLNFILGGAYILSWFIGLAIVMALLCVIYPVACFLMIYNGPFFKFSSINVIVSLVFGGALVFFLAGLFG from the coding sequence ATGAAAAAGCCACTATTGATTGTGTCATTAAATCCCGTTGACTGGCTGACTTTAAGTGGCGTTTGGGTGGCAGCAGGAAGTTTGTGGTTTGCGTTTGAGCATCAAATTGCGTATGCACTTTCATTGCTCTATATCGCCATGTTGATTGATGCATTTGACGGAATTTTGGCCCGAAAACTTGGCTATGAAAGTGAATTCGGACGTTATCTTGATAGTTTTGTTGACGTGTTGGATTACCTCATCGTGCCGGGTTTCATTCTCTATTTTTGGGGGTTCAACGGCGTCTTTGAAGGAATGCTGATCATACTGGTGTTGTGCTGCGGAATTTTGCGGCTGTCGGTGTTCAATCAGTCGGGTAATGTAAAAGATGAAAACGGGAACCTTGCGTACTTAGGTATGCCGGTATTTTGGTTGAATTTCATTTTGGGTGGTGCCTACATACTCTCTTGGTTTATCGGTCTAGCCATCGTAATGGCTCTATTGTGCGTCATTTACCCGGTGGCCTGCTTCCTTATGATTTACAACGGGCCGTTTTTTAAATTTTCAAGTATCAATGTCATTGTAAGCCTGGTGTTTGGTGGTGCGTTGGTGTTTTTTCTGGCGGGTTTGTTTGGTTGA
- a CDS encoding CDP-archaeol synthase has translation MIDSISTLNSPTIYESAIVALWLTLPIVIGGVAHMFFVANDWLPSLKVPINEALFGKNKTWRGVVVMPLVTIPGALLLGMLGGVQPGSLSSSLPDVSLTLLGLCLGLGYVILELPNSYLKRKLGIPPGGAPDQGAFWFIAMDQLDSAIGFAIVYALFFDFPAVTYLLLLIEFPFVALLVKRVLYWVRLKKSYL, from the coding sequence TTGATAGATAGTATTAGTACGCTTAACTCCCCGACAATATACGAAAGCGCCATTGTTGCGCTGTGGCTAACGCTTCCAATTGTAATAGGCGGTGTTGCGCACATGTTCTTTGTCGCGAATGACTGGTTACCATCGCTGAAAGTACCGATAAACGAAGCGCTTTTTGGTAAGAACAAAACCTGGAGAGGTGTTGTTGTTATGCCCTTGGTAACGATTCCTGGCGCGCTTCTGTTAGGTATGTTGGGGGGCGTTCAACCTGGCTCGTTATCATCTTCATTACCTGATGTTTCGTTAACTCTGCTAGGCCTTTGTTTAGGGCTTGGCTATGTTATTTTGGAGCTGCCAAACTCCTACCTAAAAAGAAAGCTAGGGATTCCGCCTGGGGGCGCGCCAGATCAGGGAGCGTTCTGGTTTATCGCCATGGATCAACTGGACTCGGCAATCGGCTTTGCTATTGTCTATGCCTTGTTTTTTGACTTTCCAGCTGTGACTTATCTTCTTTTGCTTATTGAGTTTCCTTTTGTTGCGTTGCTGGTTAAGCGGGTTTTGTACTGGGTTCGTTTAAAAAAGTCTTACCTATAG